A genomic segment from Piliocolobus tephrosceles isolate RC106 chromosome X, ASM277652v3, whole genome shotgun sequence encodes:
- the ING1 gene encoding inhibitor of growth protein 1 isoform X1: MRRLSGGAASRPLASSPLAGGPAGVAPAPLPTQHGHFWAGSYGSSGDPGAGGSGPGLQFGPRPARPARRQSQAASLLTRGRGRAWPGKQILKELDECYERFSRETDGAQKRRMLHCVQRALIRSQELGDEKIQIVSQMVELVENRTRQVDSHVELFEAQQELGDTAGNSGKAGADRPKGEAAAQAEKPNSKRSRRQRNNENRENASSNHDHEDGASGTPKEKKAKTSKKKKRSKAKAEREASPADLPIDPNEPTYCLCNQVSYGEMIGCDNDECPIEWFHFSCVGLNHKPKGKWYCPKCRGENEKTMDKALEKSKKERAYNR; the protein is encoded by the exons ATGCGGCGGCTCTCGGGGGGCGCGGCGAGTCGCCCGCTGGCTTCCTCCCCATTGGCTGGAGGGCCGGCTGGTGTCGCCCCGGCCCCTCTCCCCACTCAGCACGGCCACTTTTGGGCGGGGAGCTATGGCAGTAGCGGGGACCCCGGGGCTGGGGGCTCGGGGCCGGGGCTGCAGTTCGGGCCGCGACCCGCGAGACCGGCCCGCAGACAGTCCCAGGCCGCATCTCTGCTGACCAGAGGGAGGGGCCGCGCGTGGCCAGGGAAAC AGATCTTGAAGGAGCTGGACGAGTGCTACGAGCGCTTTAGCCGCGAGACCGACGGGGCGCAGAAGCGGCGGATGCTGCACTGTGTGCAGCGCGCGCTGATCCGCAGCCAGGAGCTGGGCGATGAGAAGATCCAGATCGTGAGCCAGATGGTGGAGCTGGTGGAGAACCGCACGCGGCAGGTGGACAGCCACGTGGAGCTGTTCGAGGCGCAGCAGGAGCTGGGCGACACAGCGGGCAACAGCGGCAAGGCTGGCGCGGACAGGCCCAAAGGCGAGGCGGCAGCGCAGGCTGAGAAGCCCAACAGTAAGCGCTCGCGGCGGCAGCGCAACAACGAGAACCGCGAGAACGCGTCCAGCAACCACGACCACGAGGACGGCGCCTCGGGCACACCCAAGGAGAAGAAGGCCAAGACCTCCAAGAAGAAGAAGCGCTCCAAGGCCAAGGCGGAGCGGGAGGCGTCCCCTGCCGACCTCCCCATCGACCCCAACGAACCCACGTACTGTCTGTGCAACCAGGTCTCCTACGGGGAGATGATCGGCTGTGACAACGACGAGTGTCCCATCGAGTGGTTCCACTTCTCGTGCGTGGGGCTCAATCATAAACCCAAGGGCAAGTGGTACTGTCCCAAGTGCCGGGGGGAGAACGAGAAGACCATGGACAAAGCCCTGGAGAAATCCAAAAAAGAGAGGGCTTACAACAGGTAG
- the ING1 gene encoding inhibitor of growth protein 1 isoform X3, which translates to MLHCVQRALIRSQELGDEKIQIVSQMVELVENRTRQVDSHVELFEAQQELGDTAGNSGKAGADRPKGEAAAQAEKPNSKRSRRQRNNENRENASSNHDHEDGASGTPKEKKAKTSKKKKRSKAKAEREASPADLPIDPNEPTYCLCNQVSYGEMIGCDNDECPIEWFHFSCVGLNHKPKGKWYCPKCRGENEKTMDKALEKSKKERAYNR; encoded by the coding sequence ATGCTGCACTGTGTGCAGCGCGCGCTGATCCGCAGCCAGGAGCTGGGCGATGAGAAGATCCAGATCGTGAGCCAGATGGTGGAGCTGGTGGAGAACCGCACGCGGCAGGTGGACAGCCACGTGGAGCTGTTCGAGGCGCAGCAGGAGCTGGGCGACACAGCGGGCAACAGCGGCAAGGCTGGCGCGGACAGGCCCAAAGGCGAGGCGGCAGCGCAGGCTGAGAAGCCCAACAGTAAGCGCTCGCGGCGGCAGCGCAACAACGAGAACCGCGAGAACGCGTCCAGCAACCACGACCACGAGGACGGCGCCTCGGGCACACCCAAGGAGAAGAAGGCCAAGACCTCCAAGAAGAAGAAGCGCTCCAAGGCCAAGGCGGAGCGGGAGGCGTCCCCTGCCGACCTCCCCATCGACCCCAACGAACCCACGTACTGTCTGTGCAACCAGGTCTCCTACGGGGAGATGATCGGCTGTGACAACGACGAGTGTCCCATCGAGTGGTTCCACTTCTCGTGCGTGGGGCTCAATCATAAACCCAAGGGCAAGTGGTACTGTCCCAAGTGCCGGGGGGAGAACGAGAAGACCATGGACAAAGCCCTGGAGAAATCCAAAAAAGAGAGGGCTTACAACAGGTAG